One segment of Thermosulfurimonas sp. F29 DNA contains the following:
- a CDS encoding DNA adenine methylase, translating into MKPFLRWVGGKRWLTVRYGDMFPREFNRYIEPFLGSGAVFFSLLPEKAILGDINEDLILTYEALREDWCQVYELLKGHHGRHSRDYYVRIRREQPEGSSNGPHGSCI; encoded by the coding sequence TTGAAGCCTTTTCTGCGGTGGGTGGGAGGCAAGAGGTGGCTTACCGTAAGGTATGGGGATATGTTTCCCAGAGAGTTCAACCGCTACATCGAGCCCTTTCTGGGCTCCGGAGCAGTCTTTTTCTCTCTTCTTCCCGAAAAGGCCATTCTCGGAGACATAAACGAAGATCTGATCCTTACCTATGAGGCACTGCGGGAGGACTGGTGCCAGGTGTACGAGCTTCTCAAGGGCCACCATGGAAGGCACTCGAGGGATTATTACGTTCGGATTCGGAGAGAGCAGCCTGAAGGGTCTTCGAACGGGCCGCATGGTTCCTGTATCTAA
- a CDS encoding putative toxin-antitoxin system toxin component, PIN family, translating to MQVAEEVYTFTLIFPGGLAEKAIYRVLEGKDELFISKEILDELLRVLATKFSKDREELARLVVWLSEIAQFVSPKRKITVLRDETDNRILEYAVEAGAEVIVTGDREILDLVQFEGIRILSLREHLKI from the coding sequence ATGCAGGTAGCGGAAGAAGTTTACACTTTTACTCTGATTTTTCCCGGAGGTCTTGCGGAAAAGGCCATCTATCGAGTCCTTGAAGGGAAAGACGAGCTTTTCATTTCCAAAGAGATTCTTGATGAGTTATTAAGAGTCTTGGCTACCAAGTTCAGCAAAGACCGGGAAGAGCTCGCTCGTCTGGTGGTATGGCTGTCCGAAATAGCACAATTTGTAAGCCCTAAGAGAAAAATAACCGTCCTTCGAGATGAGACGGACAATCGGATTCTGGAGTACGCGGTTGAGGCTGGAGCCGAGGTCATCGTTACCGGAGACCGGGAGATCTTGGATCTTGTCCAGTTTGAGGGGATCAGGATTTTGAGCTTAAGAGAGCATTTGAAAATCTGA